In Mus caroli chromosome 9, CAROLI_EIJ_v1.1, whole genome shotgun sequence, a single window of DNA contains:
- the Parp6 gene encoding protein mono-ADP-ribosyltransferase PARP6 isoform X2, with amino-acid sequence MDIKGQFWNDDDSEGDNESEEFLYGVQGSCAADLYRHPQLDADIEAVKEIYSENSVSIREYGTIDDVDLDLHINISFLDEEVSTAWKVLRTEPIVLRLRFSLSQYLDGPEPSIEVFQPSNKEGFGLGLQLKKILCMFTSQQWKHLSNDFLKTQQEKRHSWFKASGTIKKFRAGLSIFSPIPKSPSFPIIQDSMLKGKLGVPELRVGRLMNRSISCTMKNPKVEVFGYPPSPQAGLLCPQHVGLPPPARTSPLVSGHCKNIPTLEYGFLVQIMKYAEQRIPTLNEYCVVCDEQHVFQNGSMLKPAVCTRELCVFSFYTLGVMSGAAEEVATGAEVVDLLVAMCRAALESPRKSIIFEPYPSVVDPTDPKTLAFNPKKKNYERLQKALDSVMSIREMTQGSYLEIKKQMDKLDPLAHPLLQWIISSNRSHIVKLPLSRLKFMHTSHQFLLLSSPPAKEARFRTAKKLYGSTFAFHGSHIENWHSILRNGLVNASYTKLQLHGAAYGKGIYLSPISSISFGYSGMGKGQHRMPSKDELVQRYNRMNTIPQTRSIQSRFLQSRNLNCIALCEVITSKDLQKHGNIWVCPVSDHVCTRFFFVYEDGQVGDANINTQDPKIQKEIMRVIGTQVYTN; translated from the exons ATG GACATCAAAGGCCAGTTCTGGAATGATGATGATTCAGAAGGAGATAATGAATCAGAGGAATTTCTGTATGGAGTTCAG GGGAGCTGTGCAGCTGACCTGTATAGACACCCACAGCTTGATGCAGACATTGAAGCAGTGAAAGAGATCTACAGTGAGAACTCCGTGTCCATCAG AGAATATGGAACTATCGATGACGTGGACCTTGACCTCCACATCAACATCAGCTTCCTCGAT GAGGAAGTATCTACAGCTTGGAAGGTCCTTCGAACAGAACCTATTGTGTTGAGGCTAcggttttctctctctcagtacCTTGATGGACCAG AGCCATCAATTGAGGTTTTCCAGCCATCGAATAAGGAAGGGTTTGGGCTAGGTCTTCAGTTgaaaaa AATCCTGTGTATGTTTACATCCCAACAATGGAAGCATCTGAGCAATGATTTCTTGAAGACCCAGCAGGAGAAGAGGCACAGTTGGTTCAAGGCAAGTGGTACCATCAAGAAGTTCCGAGCTGGCCTCAGCATCTTCTCACCCATCCCCAA GTCTCCCAGTTTTCCTATCATACAGGACTCTATGCTGAAAGGCAAACTGGGTGTACCAGAGCTCCGAGTTGGACGCCTTATGAATCGTTCCATTTCTTGCACCATGAAGAACCCAAAAGTAGAGGTGTTTGGCtatccccccagcccccaggcaGGTCTCCTGTGCCCCCAGCACGTGggcctccctcccccagcacGGACTTCTCCTTTG GTCAGTGGTCACTGCAAGAACATCCCCACTCTGGAGTATGGATTCCTTGTCCAG aTTATGAAGTATGCAGAGCAGAGGATTCCAACGTTAAATGAGTACTGTGTGGTTTGTGATGAGCAGCATGTCTTCCAGAATGGGTCCATGCTCAAG CCAGCTGTCTGTACTCGTGAGTTATGCGTCTTCTCCTTCTACACACTGGGAGTCATGTCTGGAGCTGCAGAAGAAGTGGCTACAGGAGCAGAG gTGGTAGATCTGCTGGTGGCCATGTGTAGAGCAGCTTTGGAATCCCCTAGAAAAAGCATCATCTTTGAGCCTTATCCCTCTGTGGTGGACCCCACTGATCCCAAGACTCTGGCCTTTAACCCTAAG AAGAAGAATTATGAGCGGCTTCAGAAAGCTCTGGATAGTGTGATGTCCATCCGGGAGATGACCCAG GGCTCATATTTGGAAATCAAGAAACAGATGGACAAGCTGGATCCCTTGGCCCATCCTCTTCTGCAGTG GATAATTTCTAGCAACAGGTCACACATTGTCAAACTACCTCTCAGCAGG CTGAAGTTCATGCACACCTCACACCAATTCCTCCTGCTGAGCAGCCCTCCTGCCAAGGAGGCTCGGTTCCGGACCGCCAAGAAGCTCTACGGAAGCACCTTTGCTTTCCA TGGGTCCCACATTGAGAATTGGCATTCAATCCTGCGCAATGGGCTGGTCAATGCATCCTACACCAAACTGCAG CTGCATGGAGCAGCCTATGGCAAAGGCATCTACCTGAGCCCCATCTCCAGTATTTCCTTTGGATACTCAG GAATGGGCAAAGGACAGCACAGGATGCCTTCCAAGGATGAGCTGGTCCAGAGATACAACAGGATGAACACCATCCCCCAG aCCCGATCCATTCAGTCAAGGTTCCTGCAGAGTCGGAATCTAAACTGTATAGCACTTTGTGAAG TGATTACATCTAAGGACCTCCAGAAGCATGGGAACATTTGGGTGTGCCCTGTGTCTGACCATGTCTGCACAAGGTTCTTCTTTGT ATATGAGGATGGGCAGGTGGGCGATGCCAACATTAATACTCAGGACCCCAAGATTCAGAAGGAAATCATGCGTGTGATCGGAACTCAGGTTTACACAAACTGA
- the Parp6 gene encoding protein mono-ADP-ribosyltransferase PARP6 isoform X4 has protein sequence MDIKGQFWNDDDSEGDNESEEFLYGVQGSCAADLYRHPQLDADIEAVKEIYSENSVSIREYGTIDDVDLDLHINISFLDEEVSTAWKVLRTEPIVLRLRFSLSQYLDGPEPSIEVFQPSNKEGFGLGLQLKKILCMFTSQQWKHLSNDFLKTQQEKRHSWFKASGTIKKFRAGLSIFSPIPKSPSFPIIQDSMLKGKLGVPELRVGRLMNRSISCTMKNPKVEVFGYPPSPQVSGHCKNIPTLEYGFLVQIMKYAEQRIPTLNEYCVVCDEQHVFQNGSMLKPAVCTRELCVFSFYTLGVMSGAAEEVATGAEVVDLLVAMCRAALESPRKSIIFEPYPSVVDPTDPKTLAFNPKKKNYERLQKALDSVMSIREMTQGSYLEIKKQMDKLDPLAHPLLQWIISSNRSHIVKLPLSRLKFMHTSHQFLLLSSPPAKEARFRTAKKLYGSTFAFHGSHIENWHSILRNGLVNASYTKLQLHGAAYGKGIYLSPISSISFGYSGMGKGQHRMPSKDELVQRYNRMNTIPQTRSIQSRFLQSRNLNCIALCEVITSKDLQKHGNIWVCPVSDHVCTRFFFVYEDGQVGDANINTQDPKIQKEIMRVIGTQVYTN, from the exons ATG GACATCAAAGGCCAGTTCTGGAATGATGATGATTCAGAAGGAGATAATGAATCAGAGGAATTTCTGTATGGAGTTCAG GGGAGCTGTGCAGCTGACCTGTATAGACACCCACAGCTTGATGCAGACATTGAAGCAGTGAAAGAGATCTACAGTGAGAACTCCGTGTCCATCAG AGAATATGGAACTATCGATGACGTGGACCTTGACCTCCACATCAACATCAGCTTCCTCGAT GAGGAAGTATCTACAGCTTGGAAGGTCCTTCGAACAGAACCTATTGTGTTGAGGCTAcggttttctctctctcagtacCTTGATGGACCAG AGCCATCAATTGAGGTTTTCCAGCCATCGAATAAGGAAGGGTTTGGGCTAGGTCTTCAGTTgaaaaa AATCCTGTGTATGTTTACATCCCAACAATGGAAGCATCTGAGCAATGATTTCTTGAAGACCCAGCAGGAGAAGAGGCACAGTTGGTTCAAGGCAAGTGGTACCATCAAGAAGTTCCGAGCTGGCCTCAGCATCTTCTCACCCATCCCCAA GTCTCCCAGTTTTCCTATCATACAGGACTCTATGCTGAAAGGCAAACTGGGTGTACCAGAGCTCCGAGTTGGACGCCTTATGAATCGTTCCATTTCTTGCACCATGAAGAACCCAAAAGTAGAGGTGTTTGGCtatccccccagcccccag GTCAGTGGTCACTGCAAGAACATCCCCACTCTGGAGTATGGATTCCTTGTCCAG aTTATGAAGTATGCAGAGCAGAGGATTCCAACGTTAAATGAGTACTGTGTGGTTTGTGATGAGCAGCATGTCTTCCAGAATGGGTCCATGCTCAAG CCAGCTGTCTGTACTCGTGAGTTATGCGTCTTCTCCTTCTACACACTGGGAGTCATGTCTGGAGCTGCAGAAGAAGTGGCTACAGGAGCAGAG gTGGTAGATCTGCTGGTGGCCATGTGTAGAGCAGCTTTGGAATCCCCTAGAAAAAGCATCATCTTTGAGCCTTATCCCTCTGTGGTGGACCCCACTGATCCCAAGACTCTGGCCTTTAACCCTAAG AAGAAGAATTATGAGCGGCTTCAGAAAGCTCTGGATAGTGTGATGTCCATCCGGGAGATGACCCAG GGCTCATATTTGGAAATCAAGAAACAGATGGACAAGCTGGATCCCTTGGCCCATCCTCTTCTGCAGTG GATAATTTCTAGCAACAGGTCACACATTGTCAAACTACCTCTCAGCAGG CTGAAGTTCATGCACACCTCACACCAATTCCTCCTGCTGAGCAGCCCTCCTGCCAAGGAGGCTCGGTTCCGGACCGCCAAGAAGCTCTACGGAAGCACCTTTGCTTTCCA TGGGTCCCACATTGAGAATTGGCATTCAATCCTGCGCAATGGGCTGGTCAATGCATCCTACACCAAACTGCAG CTGCATGGAGCAGCCTATGGCAAAGGCATCTACCTGAGCCCCATCTCCAGTATTTCCTTTGGATACTCAG GAATGGGCAAAGGACAGCACAGGATGCCTTCCAAGGATGAGCTGGTCCAGAGATACAACAGGATGAACACCATCCCCCAG aCCCGATCCATTCAGTCAAGGTTCCTGCAGAGTCGGAATCTAAACTGTATAGCACTTTGTGAAG TGATTACATCTAAGGACCTCCAGAAGCATGGGAACATTTGGGTGTGCCCTGTGTCTGACCATGTCTGCACAAGGTTCTTCTTTGT ATATGAGGATGGGCAGGTGGGCGATGCCAACATTAATACTCAGGACCCCAAGATTCAGAAGGAAATCATGCGTGTGATCGGAACTCAGGTTTACACAAACTGA
- the Parp6 gene encoding protein mono-ADP-ribosyltransferase PARP6 isoform X3: MDIKGQFWNDDDSEGDNESEEFLYGVQGSCAADLYRHPQLDADIEAVKEIYSENSVSIREYGTIDDVDLDLHINISFLDEEVSTAWKVLRTEPIVLRLRFSLSQYLDGPEPSIEVFQPSNKEGFGLGLQLKKILCMFTSQQWKHLSNDFLKTQQEKRHSWFKASGTIKKFRAGLSIFSPIPKSPSFPIIQDSMLKGKLGVPELRVGRLMNRSISCTMKNPKVEVFGYPPSPQVSGHCKNIPTLEYGFLVQIMKYAEQRIPTLNEYCVVCDEQHVFQNGSMLKPAVCTRELCVFSFYTLGVMSGAAEEVATGAEVVDLLVAMCRAALESPRKSIIFEPYPSVVDPTDPKTLAFNPKKKNYERLQKALDSVMSIREMTQGSYLEIKKQMDKLDPLAHPLLQWIISSNRSHIVKLPLSRQLKFMHTSHQFLLLSSPPAKEARFRTAKKLYGSTFAFHGSHIENWHSILRNGLVNASYTKLQLHGAAYGKGIYLSPISSISFGYSGMGKGQHRMPSKDELVQRYNRMNTIPQTRSIQSRFLQSRNLNCIALCEVITSKDLQKHGNIWVCPVSDHVCTRFFFVYEDGQVGDANINTQDPKIQKEIMRVIGTQVYTN; this comes from the exons ATG GACATCAAAGGCCAGTTCTGGAATGATGATGATTCAGAAGGAGATAATGAATCAGAGGAATTTCTGTATGGAGTTCAG GGGAGCTGTGCAGCTGACCTGTATAGACACCCACAGCTTGATGCAGACATTGAAGCAGTGAAAGAGATCTACAGTGAGAACTCCGTGTCCATCAG AGAATATGGAACTATCGATGACGTGGACCTTGACCTCCACATCAACATCAGCTTCCTCGAT GAGGAAGTATCTACAGCTTGGAAGGTCCTTCGAACAGAACCTATTGTGTTGAGGCTAcggttttctctctctcagtacCTTGATGGACCAG AGCCATCAATTGAGGTTTTCCAGCCATCGAATAAGGAAGGGTTTGGGCTAGGTCTTCAGTTgaaaaa AATCCTGTGTATGTTTACATCCCAACAATGGAAGCATCTGAGCAATGATTTCTTGAAGACCCAGCAGGAGAAGAGGCACAGTTGGTTCAAGGCAAGTGGTACCATCAAGAAGTTCCGAGCTGGCCTCAGCATCTTCTCACCCATCCCCAA GTCTCCCAGTTTTCCTATCATACAGGACTCTATGCTGAAAGGCAAACTGGGTGTACCAGAGCTCCGAGTTGGACGCCTTATGAATCGTTCCATTTCTTGCACCATGAAGAACCCAAAAGTAGAGGTGTTTGGCtatccccccagcccccag GTCAGTGGTCACTGCAAGAACATCCCCACTCTGGAGTATGGATTCCTTGTCCAG aTTATGAAGTATGCAGAGCAGAGGATTCCAACGTTAAATGAGTACTGTGTGGTTTGTGATGAGCAGCATGTCTTCCAGAATGGGTCCATGCTCAAG CCAGCTGTCTGTACTCGTGAGTTATGCGTCTTCTCCTTCTACACACTGGGAGTCATGTCTGGAGCTGCAGAAGAAGTGGCTACAGGAGCAGAG gTGGTAGATCTGCTGGTGGCCATGTGTAGAGCAGCTTTGGAATCCCCTAGAAAAAGCATCATCTTTGAGCCTTATCCCTCTGTGGTGGACCCCACTGATCCCAAGACTCTGGCCTTTAACCCTAAG AAGAAGAATTATGAGCGGCTTCAGAAAGCTCTGGATAGTGTGATGTCCATCCGGGAGATGACCCAG GGCTCATATTTGGAAATCAAGAAACAGATGGACAAGCTGGATCCCTTGGCCCATCCTCTTCTGCAGTG GATAATTTCTAGCAACAGGTCACACATTGTCAAACTACCTCTCAGCAGG CAGCTGAAGTTCATGCACACCTCACACCAATTCCTCCTGCTGAGCAGCCCTCCTGCCAAGGAGGCTCGGTTCCGGACCGCCAAGAAGCTCTACGGAAGCACCTTTGCTTTCCA TGGGTCCCACATTGAGAATTGGCATTCAATCCTGCGCAATGGGCTGGTCAATGCATCCTACACCAAACTGCAG CTGCATGGAGCAGCCTATGGCAAAGGCATCTACCTGAGCCCCATCTCCAGTATTTCCTTTGGATACTCAG GAATGGGCAAAGGACAGCACAGGATGCCTTCCAAGGATGAGCTGGTCCAGAGATACAACAGGATGAACACCATCCCCCAG aCCCGATCCATTCAGTCAAGGTTCCTGCAGAGTCGGAATCTAAACTGTATAGCACTTTGTGAAG TGATTACATCTAAGGACCTCCAGAAGCATGGGAACATTTGGGTGTGCCCTGTGTCTGACCATGTCTGCACAAGGTTCTTCTTTGT ATATGAGGATGGGCAGGTGGGCGATGCCAACATTAATACTCAGGACCCCAAGATTCAGAAGGAAATCATGCGTGTGATCGGAACTCAGGTTTACACAAACTGA
- the Parp6 gene encoding protein mono-ADP-ribosyltransferase PARP6 isoform X1, with protein MDIKGQFWNDDDSEGDNESEEFLYGVQGSCAADLYRHPQLDADIEAVKEIYSENSVSIREYGTIDDVDLDLHINISFLDEEVSTAWKVLRTEPIVLRLRFSLSQYLDGPEPSIEVFQPSNKEGFGLGLQLKKILCMFTSQQWKHLSNDFLKTQQEKRHSWFKASGTIKKFRAGLSIFSPIPKSPSFPIIQDSMLKGKLGVPELRVGRLMNRSISCTMKNPKVEVFGYPPSPQAGLLCPQHVGLPPPARTSPLVSGHCKNIPTLEYGFLVQIMKYAEQRIPTLNEYCVVCDEQHVFQNGSMLKPAVCTRELCVFSFYTLGVMSGAAEEVATGAEVVDLLVAMCRAALESPRKSIIFEPYPSVVDPTDPKTLAFNPKKKNYERLQKALDSVMSIREMTQGSYLEIKKQMDKLDPLAHPLLQWIISSNRSHIVKLPLSRQLKFMHTSHQFLLLSSPPAKEARFRTAKKLYGSTFAFHGSHIENWHSILRNGLVNASYTKLQLHGAAYGKGIYLSPISSISFGYSGMGKGQHRMPSKDELVQRYNRMNTIPQTRSIQSRFLQSRNLNCIALCEVITSKDLQKHGNIWVCPVSDHVCTRFFFVYEDGQVGDANINTQDPKIQKEIMRVIGTQVYTN; from the exons ATG GACATCAAAGGCCAGTTCTGGAATGATGATGATTCAGAAGGAGATAATGAATCAGAGGAATTTCTGTATGGAGTTCAG GGGAGCTGTGCAGCTGACCTGTATAGACACCCACAGCTTGATGCAGACATTGAAGCAGTGAAAGAGATCTACAGTGAGAACTCCGTGTCCATCAG AGAATATGGAACTATCGATGACGTGGACCTTGACCTCCACATCAACATCAGCTTCCTCGAT GAGGAAGTATCTACAGCTTGGAAGGTCCTTCGAACAGAACCTATTGTGTTGAGGCTAcggttttctctctctcagtacCTTGATGGACCAG AGCCATCAATTGAGGTTTTCCAGCCATCGAATAAGGAAGGGTTTGGGCTAGGTCTTCAGTTgaaaaa AATCCTGTGTATGTTTACATCCCAACAATGGAAGCATCTGAGCAATGATTTCTTGAAGACCCAGCAGGAGAAGAGGCACAGTTGGTTCAAGGCAAGTGGTACCATCAAGAAGTTCCGAGCTGGCCTCAGCATCTTCTCACCCATCCCCAA GTCTCCCAGTTTTCCTATCATACAGGACTCTATGCTGAAAGGCAAACTGGGTGTACCAGAGCTCCGAGTTGGACGCCTTATGAATCGTTCCATTTCTTGCACCATGAAGAACCCAAAAGTAGAGGTGTTTGGCtatccccccagcccccaggcaGGTCTCCTGTGCCCCCAGCACGTGggcctccctcccccagcacGGACTTCTCCTTTG GTCAGTGGTCACTGCAAGAACATCCCCACTCTGGAGTATGGATTCCTTGTCCAG aTTATGAAGTATGCAGAGCAGAGGATTCCAACGTTAAATGAGTACTGTGTGGTTTGTGATGAGCAGCATGTCTTCCAGAATGGGTCCATGCTCAAG CCAGCTGTCTGTACTCGTGAGTTATGCGTCTTCTCCTTCTACACACTGGGAGTCATGTCTGGAGCTGCAGAAGAAGTGGCTACAGGAGCAGAG gTGGTAGATCTGCTGGTGGCCATGTGTAGAGCAGCTTTGGAATCCCCTAGAAAAAGCATCATCTTTGAGCCTTATCCCTCTGTGGTGGACCCCACTGATCCCAAGACTCTGGCCTTTAACCCTAAG AAGAAGAATTATGAGCGGCTTCAGAAAGCTCTGGATAGTGTGATGTCCATCCGGGAGATGACCCAG GGCTCATATTTGGAAATCAAGAAACAGATGGACAAGCTGGATCCCTTGGCCCATCCTCTTCTGCAGTG GATAATTTCTAGCAACAGGTCACACATTGTCAAACTACCTCTCAGCAGG CAGCTGAAGTTCATGCACACCTCACACCAATTCCTCCTGCTGAGCAGCCCTCCTGCCAAGGAGGCTCGGTTCCGGACCGCCAAGAAGCTCTACGGAAGCACCTTTGCTTTCCA TGGGTCCCACATTGAGAATTGGCATTCAATCCTGCGCAATGGGCTGGTCAATGCATCCTACACCAAACTGCAG CTGCATGGAGCAGCCTATGGCAAAGGCATCTACCTGAGCCCCATCTCCAGTATTTCCTTTGGATACTCAG GAATGGGCAAAGGACAGCACAGGATGCCTTCCAAGGATGAGCTGGTCCAGAGATACAACAGGATGAACACCATCCCCCAG aCCCGATCCATTCAGTCAAGGTTCCTGCAGAGTCGGAATCTAAACTGTATAGCACTTTGTGAAG TGATTACATCTAAGGACCTCCAGAAGCATGGGAACATTTGGGTGTGCCCTGTGTCTGACCATGTCTGCACAAGGTTCTTCTTTGT ATATGAGGATGGGCAGGTGGGCGATGCCAACATTAATACTCAGGACCCCAAGATTCAGAAGGAAATCATGCGTGTGATCGGAACTCAGGTTTACACAAACTGA